From Asterias amurensis chromosome 3, ASM3211899v1, a single genomic window includes:
- the LOC139935362 gene encoding UDP-glucuronosyltransferase 2C1-like isoform X2, which produces MLSVTDPAKHKDIFHFEIYDCQVTTEEMLAVSNLFGKLSLTGELSSFTWYVKLGLGISNDPDIALINKYYTCVTKMFAAMKDSHHDRLKAINFDLVVCDNFCPWCSVLAHDILDRPYVNVANGGFLGTRYSRWGNTPSPMSYVPEYITNFTDSMTFLQRLRNHLMHLLSLLVYDVMNLSTTNKVRGLWGKQTSLSTREIMGASSLYIMNWDFHLEYPRPLQQNVVLCGGMSVTEAKPLSQEFETFVQGSGDEGVLVFSVSTLVNIMDDKMADMIAGALARLPFRVIWKYMSERRPATLGNNTMLASWIPQNDLLGHNKTRLFVFHGGVNGAYEAIFHGVPVVGIPLFADQVDNMLRLRSRGMAEYFEGSIREVTTDGLYEKIMKVATNPSYKENAECASARFRSQSQSPRERAEFWIEHVMAHGGEHLHSNRGDMTWVQLNLLDIAAALIAVSVALVLMLRYWCTALSKEVEL; this is translated from the exons ATGCTGTCCGTAACTGACCCAGCGAAGCACAAAGACATTTTCCATTTTGAAATTTATGACTGTCAGGTGACGACGGAAGAGATGTTGGCCGTCTCTAACCTTTTTGGGAAGTTGAGTCTCACCGGAGAGTTGTCGTCCTTTACATGGTATGTGAAGCTTGGGCTGGGAATCTCCAACGATCCAGATATCGCGTtgataaacaaatattacacttGCGTAACCAAAATGTTTGCTGCGATGAAAGATTCCCATCACGATCGCCTGAAGGCAATCAACTTTGACTTGGTAGTTTGTGACAATTTCTGCCCGTGGTGTTCCGTTCTTGCGCACGATATTTTGGATCGTCCGTATGTCAACGTGGCCAACGGGGGCTTTCTCGGCACCCGGTACAGTCGCTGGGGGAACACACCATCACCCATGAGCTACGTTCCGGAGTACATCACCAACTTCACGGACTCCATGACGTTCCTTCAACGCCTTAGGAATCACCTCATGCACTTACTTTCACTGCTTGTGTACGATGTCATGAATCTTTCCACAACAAACAAGGTCAGAGGACTGTGGGGAAAGCAGACGAGCCTTTCCACGCGGGAGATCATGGGGGCGTCCTCTCTATACATTATGAATTGGGACTTTCATTTGGAGTACCCTCGACCCCTGCAGCAAAACGTAGTGCTCTGCGGAGGGATGTCCGTGACCGAAGCTAAACCTCTTTCCCAG GAATTTGAAACATTCGTGCAAGGATCGGGGGATGAGGGCGTTCTTGTGTTTTCTGTAAGCACCCTCGTCAACATCATGGACgacaaaatggccgacatgATCGCTGGTGCCCTGGCAAGGCTACCCTTTCGTGTCATTTGGAAATACATGTCCGAACGGCGACCAGCTACGTTGGGTAACAACACGATGTTAGCTAGTTGGATTCCTCAGAATGACTTATTGG GACACAACAAGACAAGACTGTTTGTGTTCCACGGAGGGGTGAACGGGGCCTACGAGGCCATCTTCCACGGGGTACCAGTGGTTGGCATACCTCTATTTGCAGATCAGGTGGACAACATGCTCCGTCTGCGCAGTCGCGGTATGGCAGAGTATTTCGAAGGCAGCATCCGGGAGGTTACGACCGATGGGCTTTACGAGAAGATCATGAAGGTGGCTACAAACCCAAG CTACAAGGAAAACGCCGAATGTGCATCAGCAAGATTCAGGAGTCAATCACAGAGCCCTCGAGAGCGAGCTGAGTTTTGGATTGAGCACGTGATGGCGCATGGAGGCGAACACCTCCACTCTAACCGCGGTGACATGACATGGGTTCAGTTGAATCTACTTGATATAGCTGCTGCACTTATCGCAGTAAGTGTTGCACTCGTGTTGATGTTGCGTTACTGGTGTACCGCACTTTCGAAAGAAGTTGAGCTGTAG
- the LOC139935362 gene encoding UDP-glucuronosyltransferase 2C1-like isoform X1, with product MTGIQSPCSLPWGQRLLLFVMVMTCINMPCAESKNILIVDSLIGGSHYQLLTLIGKDLAEKGHNITVLLGDCMLSVTDPAKHKDIFHFEIYDCQVTTEEMLAVSNLFGKLSLTGELSSFTWYVKLGLGISNDPDIALINKYYTCVTKMFAAMKDSHHDRLKAINFDLVVCDNFCPWCSVLAHDILDRPYVNVANGGFLGTRYSRWGNTPSPMSYVPEYITNFTDSMTFLQRLRNHLMHLLSLLVYDVMNLSTTNKVRGLWGKQTSLSTREIMGASSLYIMNWDFHLEYPRPLQQNVVLCGGMSVTEAKPLSQEFETFVQGSGDEGVLVFSVSTLVNIMDDKMADMIAGALARLPFRVIWKYMSERRPATLGNNTMLASWIPQNDLLGHNKTRLFVFHGGVNGAYEAIFHGVPVVGIPLFADQVDNMLRLRSRGMAEYFEGSIREVTTDGLYEKIMKVATNPSYKENAECASARFRSQSQSPRERAEFWIEHVMAHGGEHLHSNRGDMTWVQLNLLDIAAALIAVSVALVLMLRYWCTALSKEVEL from the exons GCAAAGATCTGGCTGAGAAAGGCCACAACATAACGGTGCTTCTTGGTGATTGTATGCTGTCCGTAACTGACCCAGCGAAGCACAAAGACATTTTCCATTTTGAAATTTATGACTGTCAGGTGACGACGGAAGAGATGTTGGCCGTCTCTAACCTTTTTGGGAAGTTGAGTCTCACCGGAGAGTTGTCGTCCTTTACATGGTATGTGAAGCTTGGGCTGGGAATCTCCAACGATCCAGATATCGCGTtgataaacaaatattacacttGCGTAACCAAAATGTTTGCTGCGATGAAAGATTCCCATCACGATCGCCTGAAGGCAATCAACTTTGACTTGGTAGTTTGTGACAATTTCTGCCCGTGGTGTTCCGTTCTTGCGCACGATATTTTGGATCGTCCGTATGTCAACGTGGCCAACGGGGGCTTTCTCGGCACCCGGTACAGTCGCTGGGGGAACACACCATCACCCATGAGCTACGTTCCGGAGTACATCACCAACTTCACGGACTCCATGACGTTCCTTCAACGCCTTAGGAATCACCTCATGCACTTACTTTCACTGCTTGTGTACGATGTCATGAATCTTTCCACAACAAACAAGGTCAGAGGACTGTGGGGAAAGCAGACGAGCCTTTCCACGCGGGAGATCATGGGGGCGTCCTCTCTATACATTATGAATTGGGACTTTCATTTGGAGTACCCTCGACCCCTGCAGCAAAACGTAGTGCTCTGCGGAGGGATGTCCGTGACCGAAGCTAAACCTCTTTCCCAG GAATTTGAAACATTCGTGCAAGGATCGGGGGATGAGGGCGTTCTTGTGTTTTCTGTAAGCACCCTCGTCAACATCATGGACgacaaaatggccgacatgATCGCTGGTGCCCTGGCAAGGCTACCCTTTCGTGTCATTTGGAAATACATGTCCGAACGGCGACCAGCTACGTTGGGTAACAACACGATGTTAGCTAGTTGGATTCCTCAGAATGACTTATTGG GACACAACAAGACAAGACTGTTTGTGTTCCACGGAGGGGTGAACGGGGCCTACGAGGCCATCTTCCACGGGGTACCAGTGGTTGGCATACCTCTATTTGCAGATCAGGTGGACAACATGCTCCGTCTGCGCAGTCGCGGTATGGCAGAGTATTTCGAAGGCAGCATCCGGGAGGTTACGACCGATGGGCTTTACGAGAAGATCATGAAGGTGGCTACAAACCCAAG CTACAAGGAAAACGCCGAATGTGCATCAGCAAGATTCAGGAGTCAATCACAGAGCCCTCGAGAGCGAGCTGAGTTTTGGATTGAGCACGTGATGGCGCATGGAGGCGAACACCTCCACTCTAACCGCGGTGACATGACATGGGTTCAGTTGAATCTACTTGATATAGCTGCTGCACTTATCGCAGTAAGTGTTGCACTCGTGTTGATGTTGCGTTACTGGTGTACCGCACTTTCGAAAGAAGTTGAGCTGTAG